The following are encoded together in the Mumia sp. Pv4-285 genome:
- a CDS encoding PGN_0703 family putative restriction endonuclease yields MVLGPIPASDSRFMRRVRLHQAWYRTEVLGVSAYGTLAVSGQPCASVLPDAAAERHLNFVGQEAIDRYLERRQQGWGVDPIRCTKYLTSSQTLTFNMLAQAVARSEACAKLFNRLLNRSDLELLESSVFEFAAQGTRYGLGDKTLLDMLLRFRTRDGSLQVVALETKLADRFSTRRTAAIGGAKYVALAGRSALWTDFEAAVRDNRTRQLTRCHALAQSVQEHDEPSDRHAVLLVLMHPEDHAGGRSVSDYAGHLAAEALVVRTWDEYLSAARSAQALEGPLSEELNRRYVDLTWSDLAWRAFEESSLSPSRRSA; encoded by the coding sequence ATGGTGCTCGGACCGATTCCGGCTTCTGACTCGCGATTCATGCGGCGAGTCCGGCTTCACCAAGCGTGGTACCGCACCGAGGTGCTAGGCGTCTCCGCCTACGGAACTCTCGCCGTGTCGGGTCAGCCTTGCGCTTCCGTGTTGCCAGACGCGGCGGCAGAACGGCACTTGAACTTCGTCGGGCAAGAAGCTATCGACCGGTATCTGGAACGCCGTCAGCAGGGGTGGGGCGTAGACCCGATCCGTTGCACGAAATACCTCACGTCCAGTCAGACCCTTACCTTCAACATGCTCGCTCAGGCGGTTGCGCGCTCGGAGGCGTGCGCGAAGCTGTTCAATCGGTTGCTGAACCGAAGTGACTTGGAGCTGTTGGAGTCTTCTGTTTTTGAGTTCGCTGCTCAAGGCACTCGCTATGGGCTCGGCGACAAGACACTCCTCGACATGCTTCTGCGATTTCGCACGCGCGACGGGTCCTTGCAGGTCGTCGCCTTGGAAACCAAGCTTGCCGACCGATTCTCGACTCGTAGAACAGCAGCAATAGGTGGGGCCAAGTACGTGGCGCTTGCTGGCAGGAGCGCCCTGTGGACTGATTTCGAGGCAGCCGTGAGGGACAATCGCACCAGGCAGTTGACGCGTTGCCACGCGCTGGCGCAGTCAGTTCAGGAACACGACGAGCCGTCAGACAGGCACGCGGTCCTTCTGGTTCTGATGCATCCCGAGGATCACGCCGGTGGCCGGTCCGTTTCTGACTACGCCGGGCACCTAGCCGCCGAAGCACTCGTTGTTCGCACCTGGGACGAGTACTTGTCGGCTGCTCGATCTGCGCAAGCCCTCGAAGGCCCACTGAGCGAGGAGCTCAACCGACGCTATGTCGATCTGACGTGGAGTGACCTTGCGTGGCGGGCCTTCGAAGAATCAAGTCTGAGCCCCTCCCGAAGGAGTGCCTGA
- a CDS encoding Swt1 family HEPN domain-containing protein: MALSNRDRIDRMFQVLAPALDDFIATVVGQRDPSLGAVWTKLVQAKDSKNGAPSTKSYDALDPQVQFRILTEGNITAGFKPGWYPFNQAIGRAGETFASELREVRNEWAHNKTFTDDDAYRALDTGERLLKLVGAAKEADEVRGIRLNLRRVTADKDDKKVLKAAVDNPEAAGLRPWREVLQPHDDVATGNFHASEFAADLYKVATGGEVDADYADPVEFFRRTYLTEGLRDLIGRAVRRLAGDDNASPVINLQTNFGGGKTHSMLSLWHVAAGLPVGNFPQETQELLTANGYSASKVNRVAIVGNHFSPSGVTKDDGTQVNTIWGELAWQLGGPEAYAVVAKSDRDRTHPGDALHELLAKYAPAVILIDEWVAYARSLVGRDDLAGGTFDDQFTFAQSLTEAAKGTKGVLLAISIPASETGDANDKIAVGNAEEVGGQNGLEALKRLQNVVRRVADQWRPASSDEAYHIVKQRLFKQPDAAALAAIGATARAYVEMYRKFSDDFPREARDGAYEDRIKRTYPIHPELFDTLYEEWSSLERFQRTRGVLRLMSTVIHALWTGEDQSPMIMPGSIPLATSNVNSELTQYLQDSWKAIIDADVDGSNSEPARIDKEKPLFGQRALTKRLARTVFFGAAPTIAPGSVHKGIGTQRVFLGTAIPGDVPGNFHSALMQLGDRATYFYSGSGKYWYDVQPNITRTAKDQAERLHKEDVWAEIVRRLQDQGRKRGDFAGVHVCPESNADIPDTDEARLVILHPKVAHKRGADSAAKEFAQKATEHRGSSNRTHRNALVYLAADEARLEELNSATRDYLGWTHVLANEADLDLTQNQRNQASQRKAQADQTVTARLLQSFTWALVPAQPDPGAPFLIKETKVEGQSDALADRVSRRLGNDGDLSTRQAAATIRLAIGKVPQIWKDGHVSLGSLWGLYSQYPYMPRLRDRSVLNTGILDLPMIWQTDAFALAAGYDEAAGRYIGLWTPEDKESAPVPADSLLLVRPDVAQKQRSDEPGPAPAPGPEAGSGPSPTPQLSSGPSPRPKVDIVWPTRFYGVKTLNSDKIALEFKNVADEVLAHLRSGENTSVTVRIEIEATDTEGFNESRVRTVSENARTLKFDQSGFEES, encoded by the coding sequence ATGGCGTTGAGTAATCGCGACCGCATCGACCGGATGTTTCAGGTCCTGGCCCCGGCACTCGATGATTTCATCGCGACCGTCGTTGGCCAGAGAGATCCCTCGCTCGGTGCCGTCTGGACGAAGCTCGTCCAGGCCAAGGACAGCAAGAACGGGGCACCGTCGACGAAGTCGTACGACGCCCTCGACCCGCAGGTGCAGTTTCGGATTCTGACCGAAGGCAACATCACCGCCGGGTTCAAGCCGGGCTGGTACCCCTTCAACCAGGCAATCGGGCGCGCGGGGGAGACGTTTGCCAGCGAGCTTCGCGAGGTGCGCAATGAGTGGGCGCACAACAAGACCTTCACCGACGACGACGCCTACCGCGCCCTCGACACCGGTGAACGACTTCTCAAGCTGGTTGGCGCCGCCAAGGAAGCAGATGAGGTCCGAGGCATTCGGCTGAATCTCCGCCGCGTGACCGCCGACAAGGACGACAAGAAGGTTCTCAAGGCAGCCGTAGACAATCCCGAGGCAGCTGGCCTGCGCCCGTGGCGCGAGGTTCTCCAGCCCCATGACGATGTCGCCACCGGCAACTTCCACGCCTCAGAGTTCGCGGCAGACCTATACAAGGTGGCGACGGGCGGCGAGGTAGACGCTGATTACGCCGACCCGGTCGAGTTCTTCCGCCGTACCTACCTGACCGAGGGCCTGCGCGACCTCATCGGCCGAGCTGTCCGCCGCCTGGCGGGTGATGACAACGCCTCGCCGGTCATCAACCTGCAGACCAACTTCGGTGGCGGAAAGACCCACTCGATGCTCTCGCTGTGGCATGTCGCCGCCGGCCTTCCTGTCGGCAACTTCCCCCAGGAGACCCAGGAACTCCTGACGGCCAACGGCTACTCGGCCAGCAAGGTCAACCGGGTCGCCATCGTCGGCAACCACTTCAGTCCGTCCGGCGTGACCAAGGACGACGGCACCCAGGTCAACACCATCTGGGGCGAGCTCGCATGGCAGCTCGGTGGTCCCGAGGCCTACGCGGTCGTGGCGAAGTCCGATCGAGACCGGACGCACCCGGGCGACGCTCTCCACGAGCTGCTCGCGAAGTACGCGCCCGCCGTCATCCTCATCGACGAGTGGGTCGCCTACGCCCGTTCGCTCGTTGGTCGTGACGATCTGGCGGGAGGCACGTTCGACGACCAGTTCACCTTCGCCCAGTCGCTCACCGAGGCTGCCAAGGGCACCAAAGGTGTCCTGCTCGCGATCTCGATCCCGGCATCGGAGACTGGAGACGCGAACGACAAGATCGCCGTCGGCAACGCTGAGGAGGTCGGCGGCCAGAACGGTCTCGAAGCGCTCAAGCGCCTTCAGAACGTCGTCCGACGCGTCGCTGACCAGTGGCGTCCCGCGTCGTCTGACGAGGCGTATCACATCGTGAAGCAGCGGCTCTTCAAGCAGCCCGACGCGGCCGCTCTCGCCGCCATCGGCGCGACCGCCCGGGCGTACGTCGAGATGTATCGGAAGTTCTCCGACGACTTCCCTCGCGAAGCCCGAGACGGCGCGTACGAGGATCGGATCAAGAGGACGTACCCGATCCACCCGGAGCTCTTCGACACCCTTTACGAGGAGTGGTCGTCGCTCGAGCGCTTCCAACGGACCCGCGGCGTCCTACGCCTGATGAGCACCGTCATCCACGCGCTCTGGACCGGCGAGGACCAGTCGCCGATGATCATGCCCGGGTCAATTCCGCTCGCGACATCGAACGTCAACTCCGAGCTCACGCAGTACCTCCAGGACTCGTGGAAGGCGATCATCGACGCCGATGTCGACGGCTCGAACTCCGAGCCGGCGCGCATCGACAAGGAGAAGCCGCTCTTCGGCCAGCGGGCACTGACCAAACGCCTCGCACGCACTGTGTTCTTCGGTGCTGCGCCAACGATCGCGCCGGGATCGGTGCACAAGGGCATCGGCACCCAGCGGGTGTTCCTCGGAACCGCCATCCCCGGTGACGTCCCGGGCAACTTCCATTCCGCGCTGATGCAGCTCGGCGACCGTGCGACGTACTTCTACTCGGGCTCGGGCAAGTACTGGTATGACGTCCAGCCCAACATCACTCGCACCGCCAAGGACCAGGCCGAGCGCCTCCACAAGGAGGACGTCTGGGCCGAGATCGTCCGACGGCTGCAGGATCAGGGCCGCAAACGGGGCGACTTCGCCGGTGTCCACGTCTGCCCAGAGTCGAACGCGGACATCCCAGACACCGACGAGGCCCGCCTCGTTATCCTCCACCCGAAGGTTGCGCACAAGCGTGGAGCGGATTCGGCGGCCAAGGAGTTTGCACAGAAGGCGACTGAGCATCGCGGCAGCTCGAACCGAACTCACCGCAACGCGCTTGTCTACCTCGCAGCGGACGAGGCGCGACTCGAGGAGCTCAATAGCGCGACCCGGGACTACCTCGGTTGGACGCACGTTCTCGCCAATGAGGCCGACCTAGACCTGACTCAGAACCAGAGGAACCAGGCGTCCCAGCGGAAGGCTCAGGCTGACCAGACGGTCACTGCGCGTCTGCTCCAGAGCTTCACGTGGGCCTTGGTTCCTGCACAGCCTGACCCGGGCGCTCCATTCCTCATCAAGGAGACCAAGGTCGAGGGGCAGTCCGACGCCTTGGCCGACCGCGTCTCGCGGCGTCTCGGAAACGACGGGGACCTTTCGACGCGGCAGGCCGCGGCGACGATTCGTCTTGCGATCGGCAAGGTCCCGCAGATCTGGAAGGACGGCCACGTCTCACTCGGGTCGCTGTGGGGCCTGTACTCGCAATACCCGTACATGCCGCGCCTGCGCGACCGCTCCGTTCTCAACACGGGCATCCTCGATCTGCCGATGATCTGGCAGACGGACGCCTTCGCGCTCGCGGCTGGCTACGACGAGGCGGCCGGGCGCTACATCGGCCTGTGGACTCCGGAGGACAAGGAGAGCGCCCCGGTCCCAGCCGACTCGCTCCTTCTCGTCCGTCCCGACGTCGCGCAGAAGCAGCGGTCGGACGAGCCTGGCCCTGCACCGGCTCCCGGGCCCGAGGCCGGTTCGGGACCGTCGCCCACACCACAACTTAGCAGTGGCCCGTCGCCAAGGCCGAAGGTCGACATTGTCTGGCCGACCCGCTTTTACGGGGTCAAGACGCTCAATTCGGACAAGATCGCACTCGAGTTCAAGAACGTCGCCGACGAGGTGCTCGCGCACCTGCGCTCCGGCGAGAACACGAGCGTCACGGTTCGGATCGAGATCGAGGCCACCGACACCGAGGGTTTCAACGAGAGCCGTGTCCGCACGGTCTCCGAGAACGCCCGCACGCTCAAGTTCGACCAGTCAGGCTTCGAGGAAAGCTGA
- a CDS encoding helicase-related protein → MRLEELKPGLRIDGLIPAEVITVIAAQWHGTDALELTYKNATGGLGQQVVFRKDQDNLTIARSGSRAFAAAASDFKLVAEAQRISLAGLFDPMLAVATSDVQPLPHQIRAVYGELLPRTPLRFLLADDPGAGKTIMAGLYVKELLLRDDVKQCLIIAPGGLVEQWQDELFFKFGLRFDLLTNQLIDAQANFNVFETNPLLIARMDQLSRNEQLQAQLKETEWDLIIVDEAHRMGAHYFGGELRKTKRFLLGEILGQITRHLLLMTATPHSGKEEDFQLFLTLLDRDRFEGRHKKSADVSGIMRRMVKEDLLTFEGKKLFPERIAETVPYELTALEYDLYEDVTHYVREGMNRAERIGGKRKNTVGFALTVLQRRLASSPEAIYKSLVRRSERLERKKLEIQNGTYRDAEPGIDLSEIDEDEFNAEEIESAEEELLDAATAAQTVEELNAELLELADLIETARLVREAGTDRKWTELSNILQDNALVTDQNGWPRKFIIFTEHRDTLDYLQGKIGSLIGKPDAVRAIHGGVRRTERRQITEEFTKNRDCQILLATDAAGEGLNLQAAHLMVNYDLPWNPNRIEQRFGRVHRIGQEEVCRLWNLVASNTREGEVFTRLLEKLDQMRETYGGKVFDVLGEAFTDIPLRNLLLEAIQYGEREDVKAKMHEVIDASVGDGLKDLLDERALASEHLADADLHALRAAMDEARARRLQPHYIELAFKAAFTKLGGRIVKREQGRYEIPNVPQHVRSAGKGPIATKYDRVTFDLAHVQPGDLSRADLLAPGHPLHDAVMGEAIRNFGGALNQGTILVSSTIEEPQLLVGVVEEVADATGDSVARRFGYAYVDHFGTVSSAGPAPYLDCVAAPAGPAVDAARGLAWLGDAEDKAMSWIIANQLPEYLAEVQPRRLAELEKARDLVTKRLSSESERLLLDAAVASEKEQKGEKPKESSDSLNRKAVELDVRLRKRLALLDQQQLMSTKPPHIVTAALVLPIGMLEGEIPATAPIHAKETKEVERRGVDLVLARERELGRKPVEQAFNNKGFDILSTDANGDTYRIEVKARIEGAKDFFVTHNEVMTGKNAVPRYRLALVRVDQRGAHYDEVRYLDDPFATTDLGDFEATGIRGDWAKTWVKGTAPF, encoded by the coding sequence GTGCGGCTTGAAGAGCTGAAGCCCGGTCTGCGGATCGACGGTCTCATCCCCGCCGAGGTAATCACCGTCATCGCCGCGCAGTGGCACGGCACGGATGCACTCGAACTGACCTACAAGAACGCCACCGGCGGGCTCGGTCAGCAGGTCGTGTTTCGCAAGGACCAGGACAACCTCACGATCGCCCGGAGCGGCAGCCGTGCCTTCGCCGCCGCCGCAAGTGACTTCAAACTCGTTGCCGAGGCCCAGCGCATCTCGCTCGCTGGTCTCTTCGACCCGATGTTGGCAGTGGCTACAAGTGATGTTCAGCCGCTCCCGCACCAGATCCGCGCGGTGTACGGCGAACTGCTGCCGCGCACTCCGCTCCGGTTCCTCCTCGCCGACGACCCAGGTGCCGGCAAGACGATCATGGCCGGCCTCTACGTCAAGGAGCTTCTTCTCCGCGATGACGTCAAGCAGTGCCTGATCATCGCCCCGGGAGGTTTGGTCGAGCAGTGGCAGGACGAGCTCTTCTTCAAGTTCGGGCTCCGCTTCGACCTGCTCACGAACCAGCTCATCGACGCCCAGGCGAACTTCAACGTCTTCGAGACCAACCCACTGCTCATCGCCCGCATGGACCAGCTCTCCCGCAACGAGCAACTGCAGGCGCAGCTCAAGGAGACCGAATGGGACCTGATCATCGTCGACGAGGCGCACCGCATGGGGGCGCACTACTTCGGCGGCGAGCTCCGCAAGACCAAGCGGTTCCTTCTCGGTGAGATCCTCGGCCAGATCACCCGCCACCTGCTCCTGATGACCGCGACTCCGCACTCGGGCAAGGAGGAGGACTTCCAGCTCTTCCTCACCCTGCTCGACCGCGACCGGTTCGAGGGCAGGCACAAGAAGAGCGCCGATGTCAGCGGCATCATGCGCCGCATGGTCAAGGAGGACCTCCTGACCTTCGAGGGCAAGAAGCTCTTCCCCGAGCGCATTGCCGAGACCGTCCCGTACGAGTTGACCGCGCTGGAATACGACCTCTACGAGGACGTCACCCACTACGTCCGCGAGGGGATGAACCGCGCCGAACGGATCGGCGGCAAGCGCAAGAACACCGTTGGGTTTGCGCTCACCGTCCTCCAGCGCCGGCTCGCGTCCAGCCCCGAGGCGATCTACAAGAGCCTCGTACGACGCTCCGAACGGTTGGAGCGAAAGAAGCTTGAGATCCAGAACGGCACCTACCGCGACGCTGAGCCGGGCATCGATCTGAGCGAGATCGATGAAGATGAGTTCAATGCCGAGGAGATCGAGTCGGCCGAGGAAGAGCTTCTTGACGCCGCCACCGCAGCGCAGACGGTCGAGGAACTCAACGCCGAACTCCTTGAGCTCGCGGACCTCATCGAGACCGCGCGACTCGTCCGCGAAGCCGGCACCGACCGCAAGTGGACTGAGCTGTCCAACATCCTTCAAGACAACGCGCTCGTCACCGACCAGAACGGCTGGCCGCGGAAGTTCATCATCTTCACCGAGCACCGCGACACCCTCGACTACCTCCAGGGCAAGATCGGCTCACTCATCGGCAAGCCCGACGCCGTCCGTGCGATCCACGGAGGCGTGCGGCGCACTGAGCGTCGCCAGATCACTGAGGAGTTCACCAAGAACCGCGACTGCCAGATCCTGCTGGCCACGGACGCTGCCGGTGAAGGGCTCAACCTCCAGGCCGCGCACCTGATGGTGAACTACGACCTTCCATGGAATCCCAACCGCATCGAGCAGCGATTCGGTCGCGTCCACCGCATCGGCCAGGAGGAGGTCTGCCGTCTCTGGAACCTCGTGGCATCCAACACTCGCGAGGGTGAGGTCTTCACCCGACTGCTGGAGAAACTCGACCAGATGCGCGAGACCTACGGCGGCAAGGTCTTCGACGTCCTAGGCGAAGCCTTCACCGACATTCCGCTGCGCAACCTGTTGTTGGAGGCGATCCAGTACGGCGAGCGCGAGGACGTGAAGGCGAAGATGCACGAGGTCATCGACGCCTCCGTCGGGGACGGACTCAAGGACCTCCTTGACGAGCGTGCCCTCGCCTCCGAGCACCTCGCAGATGCGGACCTCCACGCACTGCGTGCCGCCATGGACGAGGCACGAGCCCGCCGGCTCCAGCCGCACTACATCGAGCTCGCGTTCAAGGCCGCGTTCACCAAGCTGGGCGGTCGCATCGTCAAGCGAGAGCAGGGACGTTACGAGATCCCTAATGTTCCGCAGCACGTTCGCTCCGCCGGGAAGGGACCGATCGCCACCAAGTACGACCGGGTCACCTTTGATCTGGCCCACGTCCAGCCGGGCGATCTGAGTCGCGCGGACCTCCTCGCACCGGGCCATCCTCTCCACGACGCGGTCATGGGAGAGGCGATCCGCAACTTCGGCGGCGCACTCAACCAGGGCACCATCCTCGTCTCGTCGACAATTGAGGAGCCCCAGTTGCTGGTCGGAGTCGTCGAGGAGGTCGCCGACGCCACCGGCGATTCGGTCGCGCGACGCTTTGGCTACGCCTACGTCGACCACTTCGGCACCGTCAGCTCGGCTGGCCCGGCACCGTACCTCGACTGCGTAGCCGCACCCGCCGGTCCGGCAGTCGACGCTGCCCGCGGCCTGGCCTGGCTCGGCGACGCCGAGGACAAGGCGATGAGCTGGATCATCGCCAACCAGCTCCCTGAGTACCTCGCCGAGGTCCAGCCCCGGCGGCTCGCGGAACTCGAGAAGGCACGCGACCTCGTGACGAAGCGCCTCAGCTCCGAGAGTGAGCGGCTCCTGCTGGACGCAGCGGTGGCATCGGAGAAGGAGCAGAAGGGCGAGAAGCCCAAGGAGTCCTCCGACAGCCTCAACCGCAAGGCGGTCGAGCTCGACGTCCGTCTCCGCAAGCGCCTCGCGCTGCTGGACCAGCAGCAGCTCATGTCGACCAAGCCGCCGCACATCGTGACCGCGGCATTGGTGCTGCCGATCGGGATGCTCGAAGGCGAGATCCCGGCCACCGCACCTATCCACGCCAAGGAGACCAAAGAGGTCGAGCGCCGCGGCGTCGACCTTGTGCTGGCACGGGAGCGCGAGCTCGGTCGGAAGCCTGTCGAGCAGGCGTTCAACAACAAGGGATTCGACATCCTCTCGACCGACGCTAACGGCGACACGTACCGTATCGAGGTAAAGGCCCGTATCGAGGGCGCCAAGGACTTCTTCGTCACCCACAACGAGGTCATGACCGGCAAGAACGCCGTCCCGCGCTACCGCCTCGCGCTGGTCAGGGTCGATCAGCGCGGAGCGCATTACGACGAGGTCCGCTACCTAGACGACCCGTTCGCCACCACCGACCTCGGCGACTTCGAGGCCACCGGCATCCGCGGGGACTGGGCCAAGACGTGGGTGAAGGGCACGGCGCCGTTCTGA
- a CDS encoding DUF1156 domain-containing protein produces MHKRKLIEVALPLEAINRESAREKSIRHGHPSTLHLWWARRPLAAARAVLFAQLVDDPSSLPDEFPTEELQRNERERLHALIERLVAWENVRDVKLLAEARKEILKSTGGAPPAILDPFAGGGTIPLEAQRLGLETLASDLNPVAALINKALIEIPPKFRDQPPTFPGLAETQITEWAGAAGLAADIRAYGAWMCDAAQDRLGAMYPKAPLPSGGTATVIAWVWARTVACPNPACGIDMPLARSWWLSKKKGKEAFIIPTVVGDPTRPSGIRVKFDVGHALTQAPTDEADGTVGRTGGRCVACETAVPLNYIRAEGRARRMGAELMAIVAEGNRQRLYLGPTEDHIVAASVERPDDVPAGDLPNNPRDFKTPNYGMTSWADLFTNRQLVGLTTFSDLVAETRKKVMSDGGSSEYADAVATYLGLAISRNTDYSSAICSWHSGRDTARNVFARQAIPMVWDYVESNLVSGLSGSVASQLSWVAGVVAALVPAAPGTVEQADASTRSYDNFVVSTDPPYYDNIGYSDLSDYFYVWLRRTLRDVHPDLLATLLVPKAEELVANPYRHDGKGGAKSFFEDGFRKVFARAREAASDEYPITVWYAFKQSDADEGGEASTGWETLLEGMIGAGWEITSTWPNRSEMSNRMIASGNNALASSIVLSLRPRRESSPTTDRRGFIAALEAELPDALRRLQQGRIAPVDLPQAAIGPGMAVFSRYSAVLEPDGRKMTVRSALSRINEILDRVLNEQEGDFDAASRFAIAWYRQHGYGTGKFGDADNLARARNTSVDLMDRDGILTSRAGTVQLIKPASLSWDYDVVADAHTSNWEALHHLIKVMERDGIRPAGDFLRAALSRRDGAVDPDLVKELAHLLFRIAESNGWTKDALSFNSLVTSWPEILDVARTVTNAPGSSQGSFEFDEDE; encoded by the coding sequence GTGCACAAGCGCAAGCTGATCGAGGTGGCTCTGCCGCTGGAGGCGATCAACCGAGAGTCTGCTCGGGAGAAGTCGATCCGGCACGGGCATCCGTCGACCCTGCACCTTTGGTGGGCGCGGCGCCCACTTGCGGCGGCTCGCGCAGTGCTGTTCGCGCAATTGGTCGATGACCCCTCCTCCCTCCCTGATGAGTTCCCCACCGAGGAACTGCAGCGCAACGAGCGCGAGCGACTGCATGCTCTGATCGAGCGATTGGTTGCGTGGGAAAACGTTCGGGACGTCAAGTTGCTCGCAGAAGCCCGCAAGGAAATCCTTAAGTCGACGGGCGGTGCGCCTCCCGCGATCCTTGACCCATTCGCTGGCGGCGGAACGATCCCACTCGAGGCTCAGCGCCTCGGTCTTGAGACGTTGGCGTCGGACCTCAACCCCGTTGCTGCGCTTATCAACAAAGCACTGATTGAGATCCCACCCAAGTTCCGCGACCAGCCACCAACCTTCCCGGGTCTAGCGGAAACGCAGATCACGGAGTGGGCAGGTGCCGCCGGCCTCGCCGCGGACATCCGCGCGTACGGCGCGTGGATGTGCGACGCGGCGCAGGATCGGCTCGGCGCCATGTACCCCAAGGCTCCCCTTCCCAGTGGAGGGACGGCAACGGTGATCGCCTGGGTATGGGCACGGACGGTCGCCTGCCCCAACCCCGCTTGCGGAATCGACATGCCGCTCGCGAGGTCCTGGTGGCTGAGCAAGAAGAAGGGCAAAGAGGCCTTCATCATCCCGACAGTGGTGGGTGACCCGACTCGTCCGTCCGGAATCCGGGTCAAGTTTGACGTTGGCCACGCCCTGACGCAGGCGCCCACGGATGAAGCGGATGGCACGGTGGGCCGAACGGGCGGGCGCTGCGTGGCATGCGAGACGGCAGTCCCGCTGAATTACATCCGCGCCGAGGGGCGTGCGCGTCGGATGGGTGCCGAGCTGATGGCGATCGTCGCTGAGGGGAATCGCCAACGCCTCTACTTGGGGCCTACTGAAGATCACATCGTTGCAGCCTCCGTCGAGCGGCCCGACGACGTTCCCGCTGGGGACCTTCCCAACAATCCCCGAGACTTCAAGACCCCGAACTACGGAATGACCAGTTGGGCCGATCTATTCACCAACCGTCAGCTGGTCGGATTGACGACGTTCAGTGATCTCGTCGCCGAGACCCGCAAGAAAGTCATGAGCGACGGCGGTTCGTCCGAATACGCGGACGCGGTGGCGACATACCTGGGGCTGGCCATCAGCCGGAATACCGACTACTCATCGGCCATCTGCAGTTGGCACTCCGGAAGGGACACGGCCCGCAACGTTTTCGCTCGGCAGGCCATCCCGATGGTGTGGGATTACGTCGAGTCGAACCTAGTGTCGGGGTTGTCAGGCAGTGTCGCGAGTCAATTGTCCTGGGTAGCCGGCGTGGTCGCCGCACTGGTGCCGGCAGCGCCCGGCACTGTTGAGCAGGCCGACGCATCGACTCGTTCTTACGACAACTTCGTGGTCTCAACCGATCCGCCGTACTACGACAACATCGGCTACTCCGATCTTTCGGACTATTTCTATGTGTGGCTGCGCCGGACGCTGCGTGATGTTCACCCGGACTTGCTCGCCACGCTGCTCGTCCCCAAGGCCGAGGAACTGGTCGCGAATCCTTACAGGCATGATGGGAAGGGCGGCGCGAAGTCATTCTTCGAGGATGGCTTCCGGAAGGTCTTCGCACGTGCTCGCGAAGCCGCCAGCGACGAGTACCCCATCACAGTCTGGTACGCGTTCAAGCAGAGCGACGCGGATGAGGGCGGTGAAGCGTCCACAGGCTGGGAGACCCTGCTTGAGGGGATGATCGGCGCCGGTTGGGAGATCACCTCCACGTGGCCTAATCGATCCGAGATGAGCAACCGGATGATCGCTAGCGGAAACAACGCGTTGGCCTCCTCCATCGTTCTCTCCCTTCGGCCCAGGCGGGAGAGCTCACCAACGACCGATCGCCGCGGCTTCATAGCCGCACTCGAAGCGGAGTTGCCCGACGCGCTTCGTCGCCTGCAGCAGGGCCGAATCGCGCCGGTTGATCTGCCGCAGGCGGCAATCGGCCCGGGGATGGCGGTCTTCAGTCGCTACTCGGCCGTACTGGAACCGGACGGTCGCAAGATGACCGTCCGATCGGCCCTCTCCCGGATCAACGAGATCCTCGATCGAGTGTTGAACGAGCAGGAGGGAGACTTCGATGCCGCGAGCCGCTTCGCCATCGCTTGGTACCGGCAGCACGGCTACGGGACGGGGAAGTTCGGCGACGCAGACAATCTGGCTCGCGCGCGCAACACGAGTGTCGACCTGATGGATCGAGACGGCATCCTGACGTCAAGAGCGGGGACCGTGCAACTGATCAAACCTGCGTCGCTCAGTTGGGATTACGACGTCGTCGCTGACGCCCATACGAGCAACTGGGAGGCGCTCCATCACTTGATCAAGGTTATGGAGCGCGATGGCATCCGTCCTGCGGGCGACTTTCTTCGCGCTGCGTTGAGCAGGCGAGATGGCGCGGTGGACCCTGACCTTGTCAAGGAACTCGCCCACCTTCTGTTCCGAATTGCGGAGAGCAACGGGTGGACGAAAGACGCCCTGAGCTTCAACAGCCTGGTCACCTCTTGGCCCGAGATTCTGGACGTGGCCAGAACCGTCACGAATGCCCCCGGAAGTTCGCAGGGCTCTTTCGAGTTCGATGAGGACGAGTGA